From the Caloramator mitchellensis genome, the window AAGGAGCCATCTTAAAAGAGGGTTTGAGGAAATAGGTCAAAATATAACCATTTTTCCTGATGGGCTGATTGCAATTTGCAGGCCATTAGAGGAAGCACCAGCAGGCATTAAGGGAGCTAATAGCACTGGAATTTGTATTGAAAACGTTGGTAACTTTGATGTTGGTGGAGATAAAATGAGCGAGGAACAGAAAAAGAGCATTGTCTTTGTAAATGCTGTTCTTTGTAAGAAGTTTAAATTAACTCCTAGCATAAATACAATTGTATATCATCACTGGTATGACCTTGCAACTGGTAAGAGGACAAATGGAGCAGGAACTACTAAATCCTGCCCGGGAACTAATTTCTTTGGAGGAAATACAGTTGAAGCTGCGAATAAGTATTTTATACCTTTGATTAAAAAAGAATTAGAACTATTAAATGAAGCAATAACACAAATTAAGAAAGGGCAAGTCTTAGCGATAACTTTGAACCTTAGAGAGCAACCTTCAACGACATCAAAGATTGTTGGAACATATAAAAGAGACGATATGGTGCAAATATTGGACGAAAAAGAAGGTTGGTATAGAACAAGCAAAGGCTGGGTTTGCAAGGATTATGTGAAGGTGATAGGATGAATGAAGCATTAGAATTATTTGGAGAAGTTCGTAGCTTTACGCAGAAAGAGGCTGAACTATATGAAAAATCTCTTGCCAATTTATATATAGAGGCAGGAGATAATTTTTTTGATGATTTAAAGGAGGAGAAATAAATATGAATTGGAAGGCAAGATTAAGGAATAAGGCATTTTGGCTTAGCTTTTCAGCTTTAGTTGTATTGATAGCGAAAACATTCAAGCTTTTTGAAGTCCCAGAAGATTGGGAAACAACAGTAAATACTGCTTTAAGTTTGTTGGTTGCAATGGGTGTGCTTATGGACCCAACAACACCCGGGATAACTGATAAAGAAGAATAAAAATAAAGGACTTGCAGGATAAAAACCTACCCTCCTTAACAATAAAGGTGTGGTTTAAATGACCATGCCTTTTTTATTTTTATAAAAATATTAAGGAGGAGTTTTTTATGAATGGATATGTTTATATCATAGAAAAAGAAGATGGTAGTAT encodes:
- a CDS encoding SH3 domain-containing protein; translated protein: MQKQGKFILMNRDEFKDYILKLKVNRKIFLIQNHHTYIPNYKHFKNNHFTLLKGMERSHLKRGFEEIGQNITIFPDGLIAICRPLEEAPAGIKGANSTGICIENVGNFDVGGDKMSEEQKKSIVFVNAVLCKKFKLTPSINTIVYHHWYDLATGKRTNGAGTTKSCPGTNFFGGNTVEAANKYFIPLIKKELELLNEAITQIKKGQVLAITLNLREQPSTTSKIVGTYKRDDMVQILDEKEGWYRTSKGWVCKDYVKVIG
- a CDS encoding phage holin encodes the protein MNWKARLRNKAFWLSFSALVVLIAKTFKLFEVPEDWETTVNTALSLLVAMGVLMDPTTPGITDKEE